The region AGCCACCACGCTTGATGATAGTAAACAGTACAATCTGCAGTGGGGTAACACGCTGCAATTAGGCCAAGGCACGGTCAGTGGTGGCGTAGACTGGCAGAAACAGACTACGGAACCGGGCACTGCTTATGTAACCAATAGCACTGAACTGCGTGACACCGGTATTTATGCCACCACTCAGCAAAAGTTTGGCGACGTAACCGTTGAAGGTGCAGTGCGTGGTGATGACAATAGCCAATTCGGTTGGCATACCACCTGGCAGACGGGGACATCTTGGGAATTTGTTGACGGCTATAGCGTGTTCGCCAGCTACGCAACCGCTTACAAGTCGCCACAGCTCGGGCAATTGTATGGCTCCTATGGTAACAGCGATCTGAAACCCGAGCAGAGTAAGCAATGGGAGGGGGGCTTTGAGGGGCTTACAGGTCCAGTGAACTGGCGTGTTTCTGGTTACCGTAATGATATCGACAACCTGATCGATAGCGACCCATCCACCTATATTTATTACAACATTGATAAAGCGCGTATTAAGGGCGTTGAAGCCACGGCATCATTTGATACGGGCCCATTAAGCCATCAAATCTCTTACGACTATGTTGACGCACGTGATGCAGCAACTAACCAGCAACTCGTACGCCGTGCCAAACAACAGGTTAAGTACCAGCTTGATTGGACTCTCTATGACTTCGATTGGTCTGTGACATATCACTACCTTGGCGATCGCTACGATACCGATTACAACCACTCCTATACTGCACAACGTATTAAATTAGGCGGTGTAAGCTTGTGGGATCTCGCAGTCTCGTATCCGGTCACATCACAACTCACCGTTCGTGGTAGAATTGCCAACCTGTTCGATAAAGACTACGAGACAGTGTATGGCTATCCAACTCCAGGAACGGAGTATTACCTCAGCGCCAGCTACAGCTTCTGATCTGCGTCCCACCGTGCTGGTGTTTGACTCCGGCGTCGGTGGGCTCTCCGTCTATGATGAGGTCCGGCAGTTATTGCCGGATCTTCACTATTTATACGCCTTTGATAATGAAGGTTTCCCTTACGGTGAAAAAACCGAAGACTTTATTGTCGAGCGTGTGGTTGCTGTGGTTGAGGCGATGACAAAACGCTTCCCGCTGGCATTAGTCATTATTGCCTGTAACTCGGCCAGCACCGTTTCTTTACCTGCACTGCGTGAGCGATTCGAGTTTCCTGTTGTGGGTGTTGTGCCGGCGATTAAACCTGCCGCTCGTCTCACGCGTAATGGTGTCGTGGGATTACTGGCAACGCGCGGCACGGTAAAACGTCCTTATACTCATGAGCTGGTGGCGCAGTTTGCGCGCGAGTGCAAAATTGAAATGCTGGGTTCTGCTGAACTGGTAGAGCTGGCGGAAGCGAAACTGCATGGTGAAGAGGTGGAACTCTCTGATGTGCGCCATGCTGTGCAACCCTGGCTTCGCATGAAAGAGCCACCTGACACTGTCGTCCTGGGATGTACGCACTTCCCTCTATTGCGTGACGAGCTGCAAATGGTACTGCCTGAAGGCACGCGGTTAGTGGATTCCGGTGCAGCCATTGCACGCCGCACAGTATGGTTATTAGAACATGAAGCGCCGCACGTCGTTTCTTCTGGTCAGAATATGGCATTCTGCACGCTGATGGATGAGGAGGCGGTGCAATTATCACCGGTTCTACGGCGTTATGGCTTCCCATTGCTGGAAAAACTGGCGATTTAGTGGGGTTTCGACGAAAAAAACAGCACTCAGAATTTAATTTGCATTTAGCGCTTGTCAGCCCAAAAGAAATCCCTATACTGCGCCTCCACTGACACGGAACAACGGCTTACGAAGCGAAGTGTTCAGGAGGTGGTCTTCAAGGCAACCTTCAGAAAAGCAAAAAATAAATGCTTGACTGAGAATGCGGAAGGCGTAATATACGCATCCCGCGCCGCTTGAGAAATCGCGGCACTGCTCTTTAACAATTTATCAGACAATCTGTGTGGGCACTCGCAGGATTGATATCAACGTCTCCGGACGTAAAAAATATCAAGTCTCACGAGTGAACACATAATGAAATTCATTATGACGTTTTACAGATGAGCATCGCTGAACTTGTTTCAGCAAATCAAACTTTAAATTGAAGAGTTTGATCATGGCTCAGATTGAACGCTGGCGGCAGGCCTAACACATGCAAGTCGAACGGTAGCACAGAGAGCTTGCTCTTGGGTGACGAGTGGCGGACGGGTGAGTAATGTCTGGGAAACTGCCCGATGGAGGGGGATAACTACTGGAAACGGTAGCTAATACCGCATAACGTCTTCGGACCAAAGTGGGGGACCTTCGGGCCTCACACCATCGGATGTGCCCAGATGGGATTAGCTAGTAGGTGGGGTAAAGGCTCACCTAGGCGACGATCCCTAGCTGGTCTGAGAGGATGACCAGCCACACTGGAACTGAGACACGGTCCAGACTCCTACGGGAGGCAGCAGTGGGGAATATTGCACAATGGGCGCAAGCCTGATGCAGCCATGCCGCGTGTATGAAGAAGGCCTTCGGGTTGTAAAGTACTTTCAGCGGGGAGGAAGGCGTTAAGGTTAATAACCTTGGCGATTGACGTTACCCGCAGAAGAAGCACCGGCTAACTCCGTGCCAGCAGCCGCGGTAATACGGAGGGTGCAAGCGTTAATCGGAATTACTGGGCGTAAAGCGCACGCAGGCGGTCTGTCAAGTCGGATGTGAAATCCCCGGGCTTAACCTGGGAACTGCATTCGAAACTGGCAGGCTAGAGTCTTGTAGAGGGGGGTAGAATTCCAGGTGTAGCGGTGAAATGCGTAGAGATCTGGAGGAATACCGGTGGCGAAGGCGGCCCCCTGGACAAAGACTGACGCTCAGGTGCGAAAGCGTGGGGAGCAAACAGGATTAGATACCCTGGTAGTCCACGCCGTAAACGATGTCGACTTGGAGGTTGTGCCCTTGAGGCGTGGCTTCCGGAGCTAACGCGTTAAGTCGACCGCCTGGGGAGTACGGCCGCAAGGTTAAAACTCAAATGAATTGACGGGGGCCCGCACAAGCGGTGGAGCATGTGGTTTAATTCGATGCAACGCGAAGAACCTTACCTACTCTTGACATCCAGCGAATTCGGTAGAGATACCTTAGTGCCTTCGGGAACGCTGAGACAGGTGCTGCATGGCTGTCGTCAGCTCGTGTTGTGAAATGTTGGGTTAAGTCCCGCAACGAGCGCAACCCTTATCCTTTGTTGCCAGCGGTTCGGCCGGGAACTCAAAGGAGACTGCCAGTGATAAACTGGAGGAAGGTGGGGATGACGTCAAGTCATCATGGCCCTTACGAGTAGGGCTACACACGTGCTACAATGGCGCATACAAAGAGAAGCGACCTCGCGAGAGCAAGCGGACCTCATAAAGTGCGTCGTAGTCCGGATTGGAGTCTGCAACTCGACTCCATGAAGTCGGAATCGCTAGTAATCGTAGATCAGAATGCTACGGTGAATACGTTCCCGGGCCTTGTACACACCGCCCGTCACACCATGGGAGTGGGTTGCAAAAGAAGTAGGTAGCTTAACCTTCGGGAGGGCGCTTACCACTTTGTGATTCATGACTGGGGTGAAGTCGTAACAAGGTAACCGTAGGGGAACCTGCGGTTGGATCACCTCCTTACCTGAAGATACCTTCCCGCGCAGTGCTCACACAGATTGTCTGATAGAAAAGTAACGAGCAGAAAAAACCTCTACAGGCTTGTAGCTCAGGTGGTTAGAGCGCACCCCTGATAAGGGTGAGGTCGGTGGTTCAAGTCCACTCAGGCCTACCAAATTTCTTCTCATGCTGCGTTAAAGCGCCGCTCGTATAGCTCACTATACGTCGCGACCCTTTTACTTGCCTGAAAAGAAATTACCGTTTGAAAAAGCGGAACTCCTGGTGAGTGGTAGTAGTGGTCTCTGCAGTAACTGTATGGGGCTATAGCTCAGCTGGGAGAGCGCCTGCCTTGCACGCAGGAGGTCAGCGGTTCGATCCCGCTTAGCTCCACCATTACAGTGACTCAAAACAATACTTCAGAGCGTACCGGCAACGGTGTGCTGCGAAGTATTATGCTCTTTAACAATCCGGAACAAGCTGAAAATTGAAACGACACGTCGCGTTCATTCTCCGTAATAAGAATGAATAAACGATGTGTTCGAGTCTCTCAAATGCTTGCAGTCTGCATGCGTTGTAAAACGCCTGTGGGTTGTGAGGTTAAGCGACTAAGCGTACACGGTGGATGCCCTGGCAGTCAGAGGCGATGAAGGACGTGCTAATCTGCGTAAAGCGTCGGTAAGGTGATATGAACCGCTACAGCCGACGATGTCCGAATGGGGAAACCCGGTGCACTCTGTGCATCATCGCAACATGAATACATAGTGTTGCGAGGCGAACCTGGGGAACTGAAACATCTAAGTACCCAGAGGAAAAGAAATCAACCGAGATTCCCCCAGTAGCGGCGAGCGAACGGGGAGCAGCCCAGAACCTGAATCAGTTTGTGCATTAGTGGAAGCGTCTGGAAAGTCGCAGGGTACAGGGTGATACTCCCGTACACAAAAATGCACATACTGTGAGTTCGAAGAGTAGGGCGGGACACGTGGTATCCTGTCTGAATATGGGGGGACCATCCTCCAAGGCTAAATACTCCTGACTGACCGATAGTGAACCAGTACCGTGAGGGAAAGGCGAAAAGAACCCCGGCGAGGGGAGTGAAACAGAACCTGAAACCGTGTACGTACAAGCAGTGGGAGCCTGATTTGTCAGGTGACTGCGTACCTTTTGTATAATGGGTCAGCGACTTATATTCTGTAGCAAGGTTAACCGTATAGGGGAGCCGCAGGGAAACCGAGTCTTAACTGGGCGTTAAGTTGCAGGGTATAGACCCGAAACCCGGTGATCTAGCCATGGGCAGGTTGAAGGTTGGGTAACACTAACTGGAGGACCGAACCGACTAATGTTGAAAAATTAGCGGATGACTTGTGGCTGGGGGTGAAAGGCCAATCAAACCGGGAGATAGCTGGTTCTCCCCGAAAGCTATTTAGGTAGCGCCTCGTGAACTCATCTTCGGGGGTAGAGCACTGTTTCGGCTAGGGGGCCATCCCGGCTTACCAACCCGATGCAAACTGCGAATACCGAAGAATGTTATCACGGGAGACACACGGCGGGTGCTAACGTCCGTCGTGAAGAGGGAAACAACCCAGACCGCCAGCTAAGGTCCCAAAGTCATGGTTAAGTGGGAAACGATGTGGGAAGGCACAGACAGCCAGGATGTTGGCTTAGAAGCAGCCATCATTTAAAGAAAGCGTAATAGCTCACTGGTCGAGTCGGCCTGCGCGGAAGATGTAACGGGGCTAAACCATGCACCGAAGCTGCGGCAGCGACACTATGTGTTGTTGGGTAGGGGAGCGTTCTGTAAGCCGTTGAAGGTGTGCTGTGAGGCATGCTGGAGGTATCAGAAGTGCGAATGCTGACATAAGTAACGATAAAGCGGGTGAAAAGCCCGCTCGCCGGAAGACCAAGGGTTCCTGTTCAACGTTAATCGGAGCAGGGTGAGTCGACCCCTAAGGCGAGGCTGAAAAGCGTAGTCGATGGGAAGCAGGTTAATATTCCTGCACTTGGTGTTACTGCGAAGGGGGGACGGAGAAGGCTAGGTTATCCGGGCGACGGTTGTCCCGGTTTAAGCATGTAGGCGGAGAGTTTAGGTAAATCCGGACTCTTTTTAACGCTGAGGTGTGATGACGAGCCACTACGGTGGTGAAGTAACTGATGCCCTGCTTCCAGGAAAAGCCTCTAAGCTCCAGGTAACACGAAATCGTACCCCAAACCGACACAGGTGGTCAGGTAGAGAATACCAAGGCGCTTGAGAGAACTCGGGTGAAGGAACTAGGCAAAATGGTGCCGTAACTTCGGGAGAAGGCACGCTGGCGCGTAGGTGAAGGGACTTGCTCCCCGAGCTGAAGCCAGTCGAAGATACCAGCTGGCTGCAACTGTTTATTAAAAACACAGCACTGTGCAAACACGAAAGTGGACGTATACGGTGTGACGCCTGCCCGGTGCCGGAAGGTTAATTGATGGGGTTATCCGCAAGGAGAAGCTCTTGATCGAAGCCCCGGTAAACGGCGGCCGTAACTATAACGGTCCTAAGGTAGCGAAATTCCTTGTCGGGTAAGTTCCGACCTGCACGAATGGCGTAATGATGGCCAGGCTGTCTCCACCCGAGACTCAGTGAAATTGAAATCGCTGTGAAGATGCAGTGTACCCGCGGCAAGACGGAAAGACCCCGTGAACCTTTACTATAGCTTGACACTGAACATTGAGCCTTGATGTGTAGGATAGGTGGGAGGCTTTGAAGCGTGGACGCCAGTCTGCGTGGAGCCAACCTTGAAATACCACCCTTTAATGTTTGATGTTCTAACGTAGGCCCGTGATCCGGGCTGCGGACAGTGTCTGGTGGGTAGTTTGACTGGGGCGGTCTCCTCCCAAAGAGTAACGGAGGAGCACGAAGGTTGGCTAATCCTGGTCGGACATCAGGAGGTTAGTGCAATGGCATAAGCCAGCTTGACTGCGAGAGTGACGGCTCGAGCAGGTGCGAAAGCAGGTCATAGTGATCCGGTGGTTCTGAATGGAAGGGCCATCGCTCAACGGATAAAAGGTACTCCGGGGATAACAGGCTGATACCGCCCAAGAGTTCATATCGACGGCGGTGTTTGGCACCTCGATGTCGGCTCATCACATCCTGGGGCTGAAGTAGGTCCCAAGGGTACGGCTGTTCGCCGTTTAAAGTGGTACGCGAGCTGGGTTTAGAACGTCGTGAGACAGTTCGGTCCCTATCTGCCGTGGGCGCTGGAGAATTGAGGGGGGTTGCTCCTAGTACGAGAGGACCGGAGTGAACGCACCACTGGTGTTCGGGTTGTCATGCCAATGGCATTGCCCGGTAGCTAAGTGCGGAAAAGATAAGTGCTGAAAGCATCTAAGCACGAAACTTGCCCCGAGATGAGTTCTCCCTGACCCCTTGAGGGTCCTGAAGGGACGTTGAAGACGACGACGTTGATAGGCCGGATGTGTAAGTGCAGCGATGCATTGAGCTAACCGGTACTAATGACCCGTGAGGCTTAACCTTACAACGCCAGAGGCGTTTTTTGAGAGACGCAACAGATTTTCAGCTTGATTCATCCGGATAAAAGAATTAGCGATGTCCTGCGGACTTAAGTCCGAAGGATTTTGCGCTGAGGCAAGGCGCCGACCGAGACGGAACGAAGGAGCATACTGAAGTATGTGACTGAGTTACGCGAGGGAGAGCAACGCAGCATCAGCACAAAAGACACAGGACATGGCACCAAGATTTGCCTGGCGGCTGTAGCGCGGTGGTCCCACCTGACCCCATGCCGAACTCAGAAGTGAAACGCCGTAGCGCCGATGGTAGTGTGGGGTCTCCCCATGCGAGAGTAGGGAACTGCCAGGCATCAATTTAAGGCTCATTCATGAGTCGTGACCTTTCAAGTGACGCTGAAAGGGTGAAACACCCAGATTCAGAACGATTTTCTGATTTTGGTACAGAATCGGTGGAGCGGTAGTTCAGTTGGTTAGAATACCTGCCTGTCACGCAGGGGGTCGCGGGTTCGAGCCCCGTCCGTTCCGCCACCCTTTTAGGGGCGTAGTTCAATTGGTAGAGCACCGGTCTCCAAAACCGGGTGTTGGGGGTTCGAGTCCCTCCGCCCCTGCCAGAAAACAATCCTTTGCTTCGGCAAAGGATTTTTTTTGTCCAAAATTTGGCATTTACCTCATAAATTCGCCAGTGAAAAGGGTTTGAGTTTCACTGCGCGACACTCAAACCCCTCTCAATTTCTGCTTTATTGCGTCAATACTGGAAATTTAAGCAGCTGACGAATATGCGCCTGTTGATCGCTATTCTGCAGCCACACCGCATAGAGTGGGCGAACGGCAACGGGTGTATCTGGAATAACCATCAAATCACTATAAATGCTGTGCCATGAATCCGGTAAAAACGCGCAAGCGCCGGTAGTGTGCAGTAATTCACGTGTCACATGCGCTGAAGTTGTGGTCAATACTGGCACATCATCACTGGATAAATAACTTTCATGTTGATGAAAATCCGCACCCCATTCCAGTTTAATGTAATCATATTTTTCACGTTTCTCAGTCTTACGTGCACGGAAGAGCGCGAGTGAAATATGACCAATCTGTTGGCTGGTTAATTCATCCATTTTGGGCGCTTCGGTGGTGATTAAAAGATCCAATTGACGCTCATGTAATTGCTTTACCAGCAAATGCCGTTGTGCGATACGTGCTTCAAGATGAAGGCTTTCACGGTTCTCATAAAGCGTTTTTAACCAAGGGGTTAGATAAGCTTCCCACAACGACGCGCTGGCGCCTATCGATAGCTCATGATGCTGTTGTGTATGTGAAACTTCCTTTTTGGCCATCAGCCAGGTACTCATCAGGCTCTCTGCATAGGGTAATAAACGCTCACCCGCAGAGGTCAGCCGAATATTATTTCGATGACGGGTGAAAAGGTTGACTCCTAACTGATTTTCCAGCTGACGAATGCGAAAACTAACGGCAGATTGCGTGAGGTAAAGCGCTTCAGCAGCACGCCCGAAATGGCGTGTTCTGCTCACTTCGAGGAAAGTTTTCAGTAATTCCGTATCCACAGCATTCTCCCAAAAAATGTTTGTCGTACTGATTTAAATGTTTTGTTTTACACTCTGTCAAGCCTATCTAATACTCCGCGCCATAAATAGCACGGCCATAAGAGAGTCGGGAGCGTGTAAAATGGCGGATAGCTTCGCAACAACAAATCGTTTCTTTGATAACAAACATTACCCTCGTGGTTTTTCACGTCATGGTGATTTCACCATTAAAGAAGCTCAGCTTCTGGAACGCCACGGTTACGCCTTTAATGAACTGGACCTCGCCAAGCGTGAACCAGCGACTGAAGAAGAGCGTTCGTTTTTAGAAGTATGTCGTGGTCTGCGTGAGCCGCAAACGGAAGCTGAACGTGTCTGGTCGAAATATACCGCACGTATTAAGCGTCCTAAGCGTTTCCACACATTGTCTGGCGGTAAGCCGCAGATGGACACTGTGGAAGACTTTAGCGATAGCGATGATTAAAAAATAGCGGGGCTTCTAAAGCCCCGTTTTTTATTCCAGACTGTTGTGCAGAAAGATTAGCAATCGGTCAATGCTGCGATAACCCACCGCCTCCTGCAAATGCTGTCGTGAAATCGTCTCCTCCCCTGCCAAATCGGCAATCGTCCTGGCGACTTTCAAAATGCGTTGCCACGCGCGCACAGAAAGGCCCAACGAATTCAACACAGCTTCCAGCCATATAGCATCGTCCTGTCTCAGTACACAGCACTGGGCAATCTCCGGATTAGATAAATGAGCGTTTATTTTGCCTGCTCGCTCAATTTGCCTCTGACGAGCAGCAAGGACGCGTTTAAGCACTGTCTCGCTGCTCTCACTGACTTCCTGTTTTTGGCTTAAGGTTCCACTGGGTAGCAACGGGATTTCCAGAGACAGATCAAAGCGATCAAGAAACGGACCTGAGAGACGGCTCAAATAGCGCAGCACCTGTTGCGGCGTGCATCGGTTGTGACTGCCTTGATAATGCCCGGTAGGGCTGGGGTTCATGGCGCCAATTAACTGAAAGCGCGCTGGATAAGTGACTTTGGCGCGTGTACGGGAAATTGCGATCTCGCCGGATTCAATGGGCTCGCGTAATGCATCCAGTACCTTGCGGTCAAACTCCGGGAGTTCATCCAGAAACAGGACGCCATTGTGCGCCAGAGAGATCTCACCAGGCCGGGGGAGTGCTCCACCTCCCACTAATGCATACAGCGAAGCGCTGTGATGAGGTGCTCTGAATGGCCTTCTGCGCCACTGATGATGGAGGTTTCGGCTGCTGACCAGGCTATTAATCGCTGCGCACTCCAGCGCTTCCTGGTCGTCTAAGGGCGGCATAATGCCGGGCAGGCGGGTCGCCAGCATCGTTTTCCCTGTGCCGGGCGGTCCAAGCAGTAACAGGTTATGCCCGCCAGCGGCAGTGATCTCCAGGGCGCGACGTCCTTGCTCCTGACCGATGATTTCGCTGAGATCCTGGCTTTCCTGTTGCAGCGCCTCAGGTTGATAATGCGCAACGGTGAGTGTCGATTGGTTATGCAGGAAAGCGCAGATCTCGAGCAGATGTTTACCGACAAGCGTTTCCCCTTGTTGGATCAATCCGACATCCTGTTGATTCTCTTCAGCTAACACCATCTGCCTGCCGGCCTGCAATGCGGCCATCGCTGCTGGAATGGAGGCCTGAACGCCACAGAGCGCGCCGTTCAGTGCTAACTCCCCCAGGAATTCATAGTGAGCCAGTTTCGCGTCAGGAAGCTGCTCTGAGGCCGCGAGAATCGCAATGGCGATGGGAAGGTCGTAGCGTCCTCCCTCTTTTGGCAGATCGGCGGGGGCCAAATTGATGGTGACGCGTTTAGCAGGGAAGGTGAATCCGCTATTGATAATGGCACTGCGCACCCGTTCCCGCGCTTCCTTCACCGTGGTTTCAGGCAAGCCAACCAGCGTTAAAGCGGGCAAGCCCTTGCTGATATGCACCTCAACCGTTACTAATGGCGCCTGCACACCGAGCGCCGCGCGAGTGAGAACCTTTGATAAAGACATAACCACTCCTTGTTGTCTTCATCATGCGAGGAGTAAATTCAGATTGCGAATGCGATTTAAAAACATCAGCGCCGGGTTCCAGTGAATCGACGGTTTTTACATTGTTTTCGCCGCAATTGAGGTCGATATCGCAGAAATAACAGAGAGGTTACGCAGTGTGCGTAATGAAAATTTTTCACAACTAAAAATAACCTTTAACTTACAAGGCGATAACCCACACCCATCGCTTGCGTCATAAAAAAACATTATGAAAATAATTGTCAATGCGTAGATAACTATGGTAACTCTGTAGGTATTACTTCGAACAATCGAAAAAACAGACAACACATGAAAGCCCTTCTACAAGTGATTAGCCTAGTCGTGATTAGCGTGGTGGTGATTATTATCCCACCGTGCGGGGCATCGCTTGGAGAAAGAAAGGCTTAAAAATCAAGCCCGGAATTCCAAAAACCCCCGCACCGAAAGGTCCGGGGGTTTTTTTTCGACCTGGCTAAATATCAGCGAATCAGCGAGGAACAGATTATGAGCAGTAGCATAAAATTCTGTTGTTCCACCAGGAATACAGGAGAATAACGATGACAGGTGCACAGTGGGTAGTTCAGGCTTTACGCGCGCAGAGTGTCGACACAGTGTTTGGCTATCCTGGCGGCGCAATCATGCCAGTGTACGATGCGCTCTACGATGGCGGCGTGGAACACCTACTGTGTCGTCATGAACAAGGTGCAGTGATGGCGGCAATCGGTTATGCGCGTGCCACCGGTAAGACCGGCGTTTGTATTGCCACTTCCGGCCCCGGCGCCACCAACCTGATCACCGGTTTAGCAGATGCGTTTATGGATTCAATCCCGGTTGTCGCGATCACCGGTCAGGTTTCATCTGCGTTCATCGGCACCGATGCCTTCCAGGAAATCGACGTTCTCGGCCTGTCATTAGCCTGCACCAAGCACAGTTTCCTGGTTGAATCCCTCGAAGATTTGCCTTCCGTGATGGCCGAAGCCTTTGCCATCGCCCAGTCTGGCCGTCCCGGTCCGGTTCTGGTGGATATCCCGAAAGACATCCAAATTGCCAGTGCCGATTTAACCCCACACTTGCTGCCGGTTGAAGAGGCGATCAGTCACTCGCCAGAGCATATCGCGGAAGCCCGCGCATTGATGGCGCAGTCGCATAAGCCAATGCTGTATATCGGCGGCGGTGTTGGCATGGCACAAGCGGTGCCTGCATTACGTGCCATGGCTGAAGCAACCGGCA is a window of Pantoea rwandensis DNA encoding:
- the murI gene encoding glutamate racemase, which encodes MAIQLQERSITSAPATASDLRPTVLVFDSGVGGLSVYDEVRQLLPDLHYLYAFDNEGFPYGEKTEDFIVERVVAVVEAMTKRFPLALVIIACNSASTVSLPALRERFEFPVVGVVPAIKPAARLTRNGVVGLLATRGTVKRPYTHELVAQFARECKIEMLGSAELVELAEAKLHGEEVELSDVRHAVQPWLRMKEPPDTVVLGCTHFPLLRDELQMVLPEGTRLVDSGAAIARRTVWLLEHEAPHVVSSGQNMAFCTLMDEEAVQLSPVLRRYGFPLLEKLAI
- the hdfR gene encoding HTH-type transcriptional regulator HdfR: MDTELLKTFLEVSRTRHFGRAAEALYLTQSAVSFRIRQLENQLGVNLFTRHRNNIRLTSAGERLLPYAESLMSTWLMAKKEVSHTQQHHELSIGASASLWEAYLTPWLKTLYENRESLHLEARIAQRHLLVKQLHERQLDLLITTEAPKMDELTSQQIGHISLALFRARKTEKREKYDYIKLEWGADFHQHESYLSSDDVPVLTTTSAHVTRELLHTTGACAFLPDSWHSIYSDLMVIPDTPVAVRPLYAVWLQNSDQQAHIRQLLKFPVLTQ
- a CDS encoding DUF413 domain-containing protein — encoded protein: MADSFATTNRFFDNKHYPRGFSRHGDFTIKEAQLLERHGYAFNELDLAKREPATEEERSFLEVCRGLREPQTEAERVWSKYTARIKRPKRFHTLSGGKPQMDTVEDFSDSDD
- a CDS encoding YifB family Mg chelatase-like AAA ATPase; its protein translation is MSLSKVLTRAALGVQAPLVTVEVHISKGLPALTLVGLPETTVKEARERVRSAIINSGFTFPAKRVTINLAPADLPKEGGRYDLPIAIAILAASEQLPDAKLAHYEFLGELALNGALCGVQASIPAAMAALQAGRQMVLAEENQQDVGLIQQGETLVGKHLLEICAFLHNQSTLTVAHYQPEALQQESQDLSEIIGQEQGRRALEITAAGGHNLLLLGPPGTGKTMLATRLPGIMPPLDDQEALECAAINSLVSSRNLHHQWRRRPFRAPHHSASLYALVGGGALPRPGEISLAHNGVLFLDELPEFDRKVLDALREPIESGEIAISRTRAKVTYPARFQLIGAMNPSPTGHYQGSHNRCTPQQVLRYLSRLSGPFLDRFDLSLEIPLLPSGTLSQKQEVSESSETVLKRVLAARQRQIERAGKINAHLSNPEIAQCCVLRQDDAIWLEAVLNSLGLSVRAWQRILKVARTIADLAGEETISRQHLQEAVGYRSIDRLLIFLHNSLE
- the ilvL gene encoding ilv operon leader peptide — translated: MKALLQVISLVVISVVVIIIPPCGASLGERKA